The Flavobacteriales bacterium genome window below encodes:
- a CDS encoding homogentisate 1,2-dioxygenase: MPIYHTLGKIPHKRHTVFQNEKGEHYYEQLFGTIGFDGMSSLLYHVHRPTQVKSLKEPVSVKPKIAVENNMRSLRLHGFKTTPEDDYLKSRKTILTNSDVSIVLAAPRKSMSDYFYKNADADEMIFIHKGAGVLRTLVGNLKFGYGDYLLVPRGMIYQIEFDTEDNRLFIVESHHPMYTPKRYRNWFGQLLEHSPFCERDIRRPENLETHDEKGDFVMKIKKQGMLHELVYATHPFDVVGWDGYNYPYAFSIHDFEPITGRVHQPPPVHQTFETGAFVVCSFCPRLYDYHPQAIPAPYNHSNIDSDEVLYYVDGDFMSRNDIGPGHISLHPAGIPHGPHPGAMERSIGQVKTDELAVMVDTFKPLMVTEEAMKIDDGKYWNSWIE, encoded by the coding sequence ATGCCCATTTATCATACACTTGGGAAAATCCCGCACAAGCGGCACACCGTTTTCCAGAACGAAAAAGGCGAGCATTACTATGAGCAGTTGTTCGGCACCATCGGGTTCGATGGTATGTCGAGTCTGCTCTATCACGTGCATCGGCCAACACAGGTGAAGAGTTTGAAAGAGCCTGTTTCGGTAAAGCCGAAAATTGCGGTTGAGAATAACATGCGTTCGCTGCGGTTGCATGGTTTCAAAACCACACCAGAGGATGATTATCTGAAAAGCCGGAAGACCATTCTGACCAATTCGGATGTAAGTATTGTGCTGGCCGCGCCTCGCAAAAGCATGAGCGATTATTTCTACAAGAATGCCGATGCCGATGAGATGATCTTCATCCACAAAGGCGCAGGCGTTCTACGAACGCTGGTCGGAAATCTGAAATTCGGTTATGGTGATTATCTGCTCGTTCCGCGTGGGATGATCTACCAGATCGAGTTCGACACGGAAGACAACCGCCTCTTTATTGTGGAAAGTCATCATCCGATGTACACGCCCAAGCGTTATCGTAATTGGTTCGGGCAGCTGCTGGAGCATTCCCCATTCTGCGAACGCGACATCCGCAGACCCGAAAACTTGGAGACGCATGACGAGAAAGGTGATTTCGTGATGAAGATCAAGAAGCAGGGAATGCTGCACGAACTGGTTTACGCCACGCATCCGTTCGATGTGGTTGGTTGGGATGGCTACAATTATCCGTACGCTTTCAGCATCCACGATTTTGAACCGATAACTGGCCGCGTACATCAGCCACCGCCCGTTCACCAAACGTTCGAAACAGGTGCTTTTGTGGTCTGCTCCTTTTGCCCGCGTTTGTACGATTATCATCCGCAGGCCATTCCTGCGCCCTACAACCACAGCAACATCGACAGTGATGAAGTGTTGTATTACGTGGATGGCGATTTCATGAGCCGCAATGACATTGGTCCGGGGCACATTTCATTGCATCCCGCAGGAATTCCACACGGACCGCATCCGGGTGCCATGGAACGTTCCATCGGACAAGTAAAAACGGATGAATTGGCCGTGATGGTTGACACCTTCAAGCCGTTGATGGTAACGGAAGAGGCGATGAAGATCGATGATGGGAAATACTGGAACAGTTGGATAGAATGA